From the Gasterosteus aculeatus chromosome 13, fGasAcu3.hap1.1, whole genome shotgun sequence genome, one window contains:
- the LOC120831100 gene encoding arrestin domain-containing protein 3-like isoform X2, with protein sequence MTVRHLSVDYNKVNERGVFSPGDTLSGRVTVVTSGETKVQCFLVKAKGKAKVKWHEQDGRAEGMHVDRRKYFYFEHIIIQDKNKGDGSEVIRSGRHAYPFTFVIPNTDMPSSYEGKWGKITYSLKAQLTQSIWLVHKTKTRFPFLTKSEFPFASKSEMIIIGLKEQQSVTRISFYGSAKVALNVSSEKLGVKQGEAMGVSVQVLNHSAHTVTPKFYLCEKQTFAADSKRIVHTNETLFGTGDPIAAQTCQTKTKVLSIPTQLHPTFFNCCMMKLEYRLKVVLDGPRDSEIKLPLVILQDSPQPHTQKPKRSIWFHNLPG encoded by the exons ATGACTGTAAGGCATCTCTCGGTGGATTACAACAAGGTGAACGAACGAGGCGTCTTCTCCCCCGGTGACACCCTCTCTGGAAGGGTGACCGTGGTGACCAGCGGGGAAACCAAAGTGCAGTGTTTTTTGGTCAAAGCCAAAGGAAAAGCTAAAGTGAAATGGCACGAACAAGACGGACGAGCCGAAGGAATGCACGTGGACAGGaggaaatacttttattttgagcaTATTATTAttcaggacaaaaacaaagggGATG GTTCAGAAGTCATCCGCTCTGGGAGGCATGCGTATCCATTCACCTTTGTGATACCAAACAC AGACATGCCTTCATCTTACGAGGGGAAATGGGGCAAGATAACATACAGTTTAAAAGCACAGTTGACTCAGTCGATCTGGCTCGTCCACAAAACCAAGACCAGGTTTCCTTTTCTCACCAAGTCTGAGTTCCCCTTCGCCTCCAAATCAGAAATGATAATCATCGGACTAAAG GAACAACAGAGTGTGACTAGAATTTCATTTTACGGCTCTGCCAAGGTTGCTCTGAATGTTTCCTCCGAAAAACTGGGAGTAAAGCAAG GCGAAGCAATGGGCGTCTCTGTGCAGGTACTCAaccactctgcacacacagtaACACCCAAATTCTACCTGTGTGAAAAGCAGACCTTCGCCGCCGACTCGAAGAGGATTGTGCACACAAATGAAACCCTCTTTGGGACAGGGGACCCTATTGCAGCTCAAACCTGTCAGACCAAAACCAAAGTCCTGAGCATACCCACGCAACTCCACCCAACCTTCTTCAACTGCTGCATGATGAAGCTTGAGTACAGACTCAAG GTCGTTCTTGATGGGCCACGAGACTCAGAAATCAAACTTCCCCTGGTCATCCTGCAGGACTCGCCTCAACCGCATACGCAAAAACCAAAGAGATCCATCTGGTTTCACAACCTTCCTGGTTAA
- the LOC120831098 gene encoding arrestin domain-containing protein 3, with translation MCMPESGLKTRAAYRLRLLFGDFDFAHDISFWKMTIKTFAIEYDAINSKNTFTNGDTINGRVIVEASKETTVKSLVFTATGKARVRWSEHYGQNQHHVYWANEKYYNVKHHILREQRQDGTEVIGKGRHVFPFSFSIPDRKIPSSFKSNTGKIVHKLKAELKQSMKLTKEAKTHFMFVSKADMDIPGLMDPQHGCKDKSVKVFGSGNLSMDVHTQRMGFKQGEALQLTVKVRNNSSRSVKPKFVLYEKQSFYAMGHRRISTNEILKEKMESIASSGKETVTKVITIPWELPPSILNCSIIKLEYKLKIHLDIKYAADPEIKLPIVILPSSEVLAVKPPPAAAGFGFEAFGNPDEVPWGMPPPSQAPSQAAEPPPPYGAYAMYPIYPS, from the exons ATGTGCATGCCTGAGAGCGGGTTAAAAACCCGAGCGGCTTACAGGCTTCGACTcctttttggggattttgatTTTGCACACGATATTTCCTTTTGGAAAATGACCATCAAAACTTTTGCAATCGAATATGATGCCATCAACAGCAAAAACACCTTCACAAATGGAGATACCATTAATGGGAGAGTCATCGTAGAGGCCTCTAAGGAAACTACAGTCAAATCGCTTGTTTTTACAGCAACTGGAAAAGCTCGGGTCAGATGGAGTGAACATTACGGACAAAATCAGCATCATGTGTACTGGGCCAATGAAAAATACTACAATGTCAAACACCATATCTTGAGAGAGCAAAGACAAGATG GCACAGAGGTCATTGGCAAAGGAAGACACGTATTTCCTTTTTCATTCAGCATACCTGACAG GAAGATTCCATCATCTTTCAAATCCAACACGGGGAAAATTGTTCACAAACTGAAGGCTGAGCTTAAACAATCAATGAAGCTGACAAAAGAGGCAAAAACTCACTTCATGTTTGTGTCCAAAGCAGACATGGACATTCCCGGACTTATG GATCCTCAGCATGGCTGTAAGGACAAATCCGTCAAAGTTTTTGGCTCCGGAAACCTTTCAATGGATGTTCACACCCAGAGAATGGGCTTCAAGCAAG GCGAGGCTCTCCAGCTCACAGTTAAGGTCAGAAACAACTCATCGCGTTCAGTGAAGCCTAAATTCGTACTGTATGAGAAACAGAGTTTCTACGCAATGGGGCACAGGAGAATCTCCACAAATGAGATCCTTAAGGAGAAGATGGAGTCAATTGCATCTTCTGGAAAAGAGACTGTGACCAAGGTGATAACAATCCCCTGGGAACTACCTCCCTCCATCCTGAACTGTTCCATCATCAAGCTGGAGTACAAGCTGAAG ATCCATCTAGATATCAAATATGCTGCGGACCCAGAGATCAAACTCCCCATAGTCATCTTGCCATCCTCTGAGGTCCTGGCTGTAAAACCACCACCTGCCGCTGCTGGTTTTGGATTTGAAGCATTTGGGAACCCGGACGAAGTACCCTGGGGCATGCCGCCTCCATCACAAGCTCCATCCCAGGCTGCAGAGCCCCCACCGCCCTATGGGGCATATGCAATGTACCCCATTTACCCTAGTTGA
- the LOC120831100 gene encoding arrestin domain-containing protein 3-like isoform X1, whose product MTVRHLSVDYNKVNERGVFSPGDTLSGRVTVVTSGETKVQCFLVKAKGKAKVKWHEQDGRAEGMHVDRRKYFYFEHIIIQDKNKGDGSEVIRSGRHAYPFTFVIPNTDMPSSYEGKWGKITYSLKAQLTQSIWLVHKTKTRFPFLTKSEFPFASKSEMIIIGLKEQQSVTRISFYGSAKVALNVSSEKLGVKQGEAMGVSVQVLNHSAHTVTPKFYLCEKQTFAADSKRIVHTNETLFGTGDPIAAQTCQTKTKVLSIPTQLHPTFFNCCMMKLEYRLKVFIHVHVGPCTITTATPHWLREGEHVGDWETKGGGRGGQRGQPRCWT is encoded by the exons ATGACTGTAAGGCATCTCTCGGTGGATTACAACAAGGTGAACGAACGAGGCGTCTTCTCCCCCGGTGACACCCTCTCTGGAAGGGTGACCGTGGTGACCAGCGGGGAAACCAAAGTGCAGTGTTTTTTGGTCAAAGCCAAAGGAAAAGCTAAAGTGAAATGGCACGAACAAGACGGACGAGCCGAAGGAATGCACGTGGACAGGaggaaatacttttattttgagcaTATTATTAttcaggacaaaaacaaagggGATG GTTCAGAAGTCATCCGCTCTGGGAGGCATGCGTATCCATTCACCTTTGTGATACCAAACAC AGACATGCCTTCATCTTACGAGGGGAAATGGGGCAAGATAACATACAGTTTAAAAGCACAGTTGACTCAGTCGATCTGGCTCGTCCACAAAACCAAGACCAGGTTTCCTTTTCTCACCAAGTCTGAGTTCCCCTTCGCCTCCAAATCAGAAATGATAATCATCGGACTAAAG GAACAACAGAGTGTGACTAGAATTTCATTTTACGGCTCTGCCAAGGTTGCTCTGAATGTTTCCTCCGAAAAACTGGGAGTAAAGCAAG GCGAAGCAATGGGCGTCTCTGTGCAGGTACTCAaccactctgcacacacagtaACACCCAAATTCTACCTGTGTGAAAAGCAGACCTTCGCCGCCGACTCGAAGAGGATTGTGCACACAAATGAAACCCTCTTTGGGACAGGGGACCCTATTGCAGCTCAAACCTGTCAGACCAAAACCAAAGTCCTGAGCATACCCACGCAACTCCACCCAACCTTCTTCAACTGCTGCATGATGAAGCTTGAGTACAGACTCAAGGTATTTATACACGTGCATGTTGGGCCATGCACGATAACAACAGCAACGCCACACTGGCTGCGTGAGGGTGAGCACGTGGGAGActgggagacaaaggggggaggtagggggggtcagaggggacAGCCCCGGTGTTGGACATAG
- the LOC120831099 gene encoding arrestin domain-containing protein 3: protein MLTTIKSLKVSYQPVNEKNTFTNGDCVSGAVTLELAKECEMESLMIKFKGKAEVLWTERYGQTTHVYHSKDKYFSIKHYFFGGKDLRDDNQALLSNQGETYSNVAAPGCHVYPFTFQIPFLNTPSSFTGSVGKIVYSLEAKLSRSMRIPTKDSTTINFVTKEDFTSHPELMTPQHESKDKKMKILNSGMVAMDLNLEKTGFFQGEGLKVLACIQNNSTRNIKPKYCVYRKHSFFAQGKRKCSTKDLLKEVGEPIVPSATEKFTKVIPIPLDAEPSILNCSIIKAEYRLRVYLDVKYASDPEIKFDIVILPAQQVPALLGPQLAASDFGLEPFGGANPPVWGFAPPQPPADPGPLDPPPPYGAYGMYPPLTDFGNKEQ from the exons ATGTTGACCACCATCAAGAGCCTCAAAGTCTCCTACCAGCCCGTCAACGAGAAGAATACCTTCACCAATGGCGACTGCGTGTCGGGCGCGGTGACGCTGGAGCTGGCCAAAGAGTGCGAGATGGAGTCTTTGATGATTAAATTCAAGGGGAAAGCGGAGGTCCTGTGGACGGAGAGGTACGGACAGACCACCCACGTGTACCACTCCAAGGACAAGTACTTCAGCATCAAGCATTACTTCTTTGGAGGCAAAGATCTCAGAG atGACAATCAAGCCCTGCTGTCAAACCAGGGAGAAACAT acagCAATGTTGCTGCCCCGGGATGTCACGTATACCCATTCACCTTTCAGATCCCTTTCCT GAATACACCCTCCTCCTTCACTGGCAGTGTTGGTAAAATCGTGTACTCATTGGAAGCCAAGCTGAGCAGATCAATGAGGATTCCCACTAAGGATTCAACTACAATCAACTTTGTCACCAAGGAGGACTTCACCAGTCACCCTGAGCTGATG ACACCTCAGCATGAGTCTAAGgataagaaaatgaaaatcctCAACTCCGGAATGGTAGCCATGGATTTGAATCTGGAAAAAACAGGATTCTTCCAAG GAGAGGGATTAAAAGTCCTGGCCTGCATTCAAAACAATTCCACTCGCAATATCAAGCCCAAGTACTGTGTGTACAGAAAGCACAGCTTCTTTGCACaagggaaaagaaaatgctCTACCAAAGACCTCCTCAAAGAGGTGGGCGAGCCCATCGTTCCATCCGCCACGGAAAAGTTCACAAAGGTCATCCCCATCCCTCTCGATGCGGAGCCCTCCATCCTCAACTGCAGTATCATCAAAGCAGAATACAGACTCCGG GTCTACCTCGATGTCAAATATGCCTCTGACCCAGAGATCAAATTTGATATAGTTATCCTGCCGGCGCAGCAGGTTCCTGCTCTGCTGGGACCACAACTTGCTGCTTCCGACTTTGGATTGGAACCATTTGGGGGCGCAAACCCACCAGTCTGGGGCTTTgcaccaccacaaccaccagCAGATCCTGGACCTTTGGATCCCCCACCTCCCTATGGAGCATATGGAATGTACCCTCCTCTGACAGATTTTGGAAATAAAGAGCAGTAA
- the LOC120831153 gene encoding arrestin domain-containing protein 3, translating into MFLQSIKNVNINFNALNEKCSFSSGDLVTGHVSFDLSKETNITLIEMAMAGKASVHWSTGGSGGRRRRRHRRHYAAELDFFKFKSVIAQRNSATGGAAKLQPGTHVYQFTCQLPLGDFPSTFHGVSGQILYTLTVSIHRPWHMSKDFVTELNFVNRINTNQPQLQAPLSGSNSMTLCCLWCVSGPIAMTVSVEKKAFIPGEAVKVICDFSNASSRTATPKVVLQQKQTCYDNKLNKNAVVKNLARVSGRPVGAHTSYVHAELALPIPTLASLTISNCSIIDVDYVIEVSLSARASPDLTVLFPIIVCDTLVNAQPPLYLGVV; encoded by the exons ATGTTCCTGCAATCCATAAAGAACGTAAACATCAATTTCAACGCGTTAAATGAGAAGTGCAGTTTCTCCAGCGGCGACCTGGTAACGGGACACGTCTCCTTCGACCTCTCAAAGGAGACGAACATCACTTTGATAGAGATGGCAATGGCAGGAAAGGCGAGTGTCCACTGGTCCACCGGGGGAAGCGGGGGGAGAAGGCGAAGAAGACATCGGAGACACTACGCGGCGGAATTGGACTTCTTTAAGTTCAAAAGCGTGATCGCGCAACGAAACAGCG CCACAGGAGGGGCGGCCAAACTACAGCCGGGCACGCACGTGTATCAGTTTACCTGCCAGCTCCcactggg AGACTTCCCCTCCACCTTCCATGGAGTTAGTGGACAGATACTGTACACCTTGACAGTGAGCATCCACAGACCGTGGCATATGAGCAAGGATTTTGTGACAGAGTTGAACTTTGTCAACCGCATAAATACAAATCAGCCACAGTTGCAG GCTCCTCTTTCGGGCTCCAACAGCATGACACTGTGCTGCCTGTGGTGTGTCTCTGGTCCCATCGCCATGACAGTCAGCGTGGAGAAGAAAGCTTTCATCCCCG GGGAAGCCGTGAAAGTCATTTGCGACTTTAGCAACGCTTCATCTCGAACTGCTACTCCCAAGGTggtgctgcagcagaaacagaCTTGCTACGACAACAAGCTCAACAAGAATGCGGTGGTCAAAAACTTGGCGCGCGTCAGCGGCCGACCCGTCGGTGCTCACACCTCGTACGTCCACGCCGAGCTCGCGCTCCCTATTCCCACGTTGGCGTCGCTCACAATTTCCAACTGCAGCATCATAGACGTGGACTACGTCATTGAG GTGAGCCTCAGCGCAAGAGCGTCACCCGACCTCACCGTGCTGTTTCCCATCATCGTGTGTGACACCCTCGTTAACGCTCAACCTCCTCTTTATTTGGGAGTTGTCTAA